Proteins from one Porites lutea chromosome 3, jaPorLute2.1, whole genome shotgun sequence genomic window:
- the LOC140931315 gene encoding uncharacterized protein encodes MGKRKYQAVRQASSMKSSNLKRGGKTAINFMPNCPIPKLITYNSLVSEIKKIDIGKVYYIEEEFCTDIDDENINGCFRDLREYLPRLAKFYLNMQGKRKGALKWFGETEGRFLVAFGGDGCPFGKNESACSFLISFLNVGKRVASSSDNFLVFGANVEETSPVVKKYLNSVCKQIVDLDGRIFEINGLQVSFHFEELPNDMKMLAMLGGELSNSATFFSSFANVSTNDCTDLSGTFGSSPSCKWKPWEYSSRLKVVQKVDSLKSSLDGKPLSRKQKRTKVTEFIARQKSRQECLPLVGKLIDKAHVEPLHLKNNAWGYFFKVLLKETVAKSNIPATCKTFAEVPQDTCLGRVVTALKCEVKAGRLAKKVRKWFDETQGKSGDLQYRFTGKESRLFCHNFARLLTFLRQEGDSQKQQQNVLTLAYVGLRLRDLCSIINRFEVEDTHLEQLPTLAQEYYRANALLLPTSVNPTIWTIGHVVPAHARQVYDKYGQGLLTVTMEGREAKHIALQKLSANTTYQNRWAEIFRHEFIMLLWLPEQHHEPCSYTPSKNVYIPQRVFNDTNYCYCGLHKADPADQSCCLCGDHLMTLIHKSVKEGKIVAGLS; translated from the coding sequence ATGGGGAAAAGGAAATATCAAGCTGTGAGGCAGGCATCCTCAATGAAGTCCAGTAATTTAAAGAGGGGGGGTAAAACAGCAATTAATTTTATGCCAAACTGTCCCATACCAAAACTTATCACTTATAATTCTCTTGTAAGTGAAATTAAAAAGATTGACATAGGAAAGGTTTATTATATTGAGGAAGAATTCTGTACTGACATAGATGATGAAAATATTAATGGGTGCTTTAGAGATTTACGAGAGTATTTACCACGGCTAGCAAAATTTTACTTAAATATGCAGGGGAAGCGCAAAGGTGCATTGAAATGGTTTGGGGAAACAGAGGGTAGGTTTCTTGTTGCATTTGGGGGGGATGGATGTCCTTTTGGTAAAAATGAATCTGCTTGTTCATTCCTTATTAGTTTTCTGAATGTAGGAAAGAGAGTGGCATCCAGCAGTGACAATTTTTTAGTCTTTGGTGCTAATGTAGAGGAGACGTCTCCTGTTGTAAAAAAGTACTTAAATTCTGTATGCAAACAAATTGTAGATTTAGATGGACGTATATTTGAAATTAATGGTTTACAAGTGTCATTTCATTTTGAGGAGCTTCCCAATGACATGAAAATGCTTGCAATGCTTGGTGGGGAGCTAAGCAATTCTGCTACATTCTTTTCGTCATTTGCAAATGTGAGTACAAATGACTGTACTGACTTAAGCGGCACATTTGGGTCCAGCCCTTCATGTAAATGGAAACCCTGGGAGTATTCAAGTAGACTGAAGGTTGTTCAAAAAGTAGATTCTTTGAAGTCCTCCCTGGATGGGAAACCTTTGTCCAGAAAACAGAAGAGAACTAAAGTAACAGAATTTATAGCTCGTCAAAAGAGCCGTCAAGAATGTCTTCCTTTGGTGGGTAAGTTAATTGACAAAGCTCATGTAGAGCCACTTCATCTCAAAAATAATGCTTGGGGGTATTTTTTCAAAGTATTGTTAAAGGAGACAGTGGCCAAATCCAACATACCAGCAACCTGTAAAACATTTGCAGAGGTCCCACAGGATACCTGTCTAGGGAGAGTGGTCACTGCTCTCAAATGTGAAGTGAAGGCTGGTCGCTTGGCCAAAAAGGTTCGAAAATGGTTTGACGAAACACAGGGTAAGTCGGGGGATTTACAGTATCGTTTTACAGGCAAAGAGTCACGGTTGTTTTGTCACAACTTTGCAAGGTTGTTGACATTTTTGAGGCAGGAAGGAGACAGTCAAAAACAACAGCAGAATGTGCTCACCCTTGCTTATGTTGGGTTAAGACTGAGGGATTTGTGTTCAATCATCAATCGATTTGAAGTGGAAGATACTCATCTTGAGCAACTTCCGACCTTAGCACAAGAGTACTATCGTGCCAATGCACTACTACTACCCACCTCAGTAAATCCCACCATCTGGACCATTGGTCATGTTGTGCCTGCTCATGCCAGGCAAGTCTATGATAAGTATGGTCAAGGTCTTTTGACAGTAACAATGGAAGGTAGAGAAGCTAAGCATATAGCTTTGCAAAAGTTGAGTGCAAACACCACCTACCAGAATCGGTGGGCTGAAATTTTCAGGCATGAATTTATTATGTTACTATGGTTACCTGAACAGCATCATGAACCTTGTTCTTACACTCCTAGTAAAAATGTTTACATTCCCCAAAGGGTTTTTAATGACACTAACTATTGTTATTGTGGACTACATAAAGCTGATCCTGCTGACCAAAGCTGTTGTTTATGTGGTGATCATCTTATGACACTAATACATAAAAGTgtaaaagaagggaaaattgTTGCAGGGTTATCTTAG